A stretch of the Bradyrhizobium arachidis genome encodes the following:
- a CDS encoding LysR family transcriptional regulator, with the protein MHLLAERGVPLEERQKAILSGLSDWDAARIFLEVVRRGSFRSAAERLSLSINAVRRKIDDFERQIGATLFTRDVHGTHLTDEGALVVSAVERMEAATFDVMRASDSVANALSGEVRVAITEGLGTFWLAPRLVEFQQAYPHILVDLHCAMRSADVSRHEADVAIHLSRPSALDIKLVRLGRMHLMFWAAEKYIEKYGAPRTAMELIKHRLVLQFADQIAAKETFESFFPGVAERDLLVMKTNVSSANYWAVANGAGIGVFPSYAIALGGKLVPLEVELNRPLDIWLSYHPGSGRIPRVRHMIDWLIEAFNPARFPWFKDEFVHPREFKEVYMGEPLTQLFGGFSTEER; encoded by the coding sequence ATGCACCTCTTGGCGGAAAGGGGCGTTCCTCTGGAGGAACGCCAAAAAGCGATCCTCAGCGGCCTCTCGGATTGGGATGCGGCCAGGATATTCCTCGAGGTCGTGCGTCGCGGCAGCTTCCGTTCGGCCGCCGAGCGCCTTTCACTCTCCATCAATGCCGTCCGCCGGAAGATCGACGACTTCGAACGCCAGATCGGTGCCACCCTGTTCACCCGGGACGTGCACGGCACCCATCTTACCGACGAGGGCGCGCTGGTGGTGTCCGCGGTCGAGCGTATGGAGGCCGCCACTTTCGACGTGATGCGTGCGAGTGATTCGGTCGCCAATGCGCTCTCCGGCGAAGTCCGCGTCGCCATCACCGAGGGGCTCGGAACGTTCTGGCTCGCACCGCGGCTGGTCGAATTCCAGCAGGCCTATCCGCACATCCTGGTCGACCTGCATTGCGCGATGCGTTCGGCCGACGTCAGCAGGCACGAGGCCGATGTCGCGATCCATCTGTCGCGGCCGTCCGCGCTCGACATCAAGCTGGTGCGGCTCGGCCGCATGCATCTGATGTTCTGGGCCGCGGAAAAATATATCGAGAAGTATGGCGCGCCGCGCACTGCGATGGAATTGATCAAGCACCGCCTGGTGCTGCAGTTCGCCGACCAGATCGCCGCCAAAGAGACATTTGAGAGCTTCTTCCCGGGCGTTGCGGAGCGTGACCTTCTGGTCATGAAGACCAACGTCTCAAGCGCCAACTATTGGGCTGTCGCGAACGGCGCCGGAATCGGCGTGTTCCCGAGTTACGCGATCGCGCTTGGCGGGAAGTTGGTACCGCTGGAAGTCGAGCTGAACAGACCGCTGGATATCTGGCTGTCCTACCACCCCGGTAGCGGCCGGATTCCGCGCGTGCGGCACATGATTGATTGGCTGATCGAAGCCTTCAATCCAGCGCGCTTCCCGTGGTTCAAGGACGAATTCGTGCATCCACGCGAATTCAAGGAAGTGTATATGGGCGAACCCCTGACCCAGCTCTTCGGGGGATTTTCAACCGAAGAACGGTGA
- a CDS encoding helix-turn-helix domain-containing protein produces MKQRSAGKPDIELGKRIRLRRVEMKISQAELGEKLGVSFQQVQKYEKGVNRVGAARLQQIASALDVPVTFFYDGDNKAREVESLLFLDSAFSLRLLRAYSKIKDQTVQRQLVSLMESIAANES; encoded by the coding sequence ATGAAGCAGCGCAGTGCCGGCAAGCCGGACATTGAGCTTGGCAAACGGATCAGGCTGCGTCGCGTCGAGATGAAGATCTCGCAGGCTGAGCTTGGCGAGAAACTCGGCGTCAGCTTCCAGCAGGTCCAGAAGTACGAGAAGGGCGTCAATCGCGTCGGCGCGGCTCGCCTGCAGCAGATCGCTTCGGCCCTCGATGTGCCTGTCACCTTCTTCTACGACGGCGACAACAAGGCGCGCGAGGTCGAGAGCCTGCTGTTCCTCGACTCCGCCTTCAGCCTTCGTCTGCTGCGCGCCTACAGCAAGATCAAGGACCAGACGGTCCAGCGCCAGCTCGTGTCGCTGATGGAATCGATCGCAGCGAACGAGAGCTGA
- a CDS encoding murein L,D-transpeptidase yields MLMRHAVIVAVGLFASGPALADTESQTTGQAGIKPATAAQGATPAHAAPPKAASTPVSTPASTPESRSAAALALSHEPTFDEGSAQRIRDAALSYADLAVRGGWPTIPTDAKFALGTQGAHDELLRQRLIMSGDLAHDKASGAFDQNLGDAVKRFQARHGLAATGTMTPRTIAAMNVSVHKRIRQLEASLERLQHMNFAFGQRYVVVNIPATFAEAIENDVVVRRYRVIVGKTEKPSPTLTADITSVVLNPTWTVPASIAKAEISAHMRKDPSYLSRMHMEVLDAHDRPIDPHSVDWSGTHTPNFTVRQQNGTWNALGAVKIDMPNSYSVYMHDTNMRNLFSNDYRFDSHGCSRVDNVRDLAAWLLKDQPQWSRAAIDAAITGGQHQEVRVSRKIPVAWIYLTAWMTKDQTVQFRNDVYNQDEQLLEATAEEAAFFSNAANHPLSAHMVQ; encoded by the coding sequence ATGTTGATGCGCCACGCTGTCATCGTTGCCGTCGGCCTGTTCGCAAGCGGCCCGGCCCTTGCCGATACCGAAAGCCAGACCACGGGACAGGCCGGCATCAAGCCGGCCACGGCGGCCCAGGGCGCAACGCCGGCGCACGCGGCCCCGCCCAAAGCTGCATCGACGCCTGTATCGACCCCTGCATCGACCCCGGAATCCCGCTCGGCCGCGGCACTCGCGTTGTCGCACGAGCCGACCTTCGACGAAGGCTCGGCGCAGCGCATCCGGGACGCAGCGCTCAGCTATGCCGACCTCGCGGTGCGCGGCGGCTGGCCCACCATCCCGACCGACGCGAAATTCGCGCTCGGCACGCAAGGAGCCCATGACGAATTGCTGCGCCAGCGACTGATCATGTCCGGCGACCTCGCCCACGACAAGGCAAGCGGCGCCTTCGACCAGAACCTCGGCGACGCGGTGAAGCGCTTCCAGGCCCGGCATGGCCTCGCGGCAACGGGCACGATGACGCCGCGGACGATCGCGGCGATGAACGTCTCCGTGCACAAGCGCATCCGCCAGCTCGAAGCGTCGCTGGAGCGGCTCCAGCACATGAACTTCGCGTTCGGCCAGCGCTATGTCGTGGTCAACATCCCCGCGACATTTGCCGAGGCGATCGAGAACGACGTCGTCGTGCGGCGCTATCGCGTCATCGTCGGCAAGACTGAAAAACCGTCGCCGACGCTGACTGCCGACATCACCAGCGTCGTCCTCAATCCGACTTGGACGGTGCCGGCTTCGATCGCCAAGGCCGAGATATCAGCGCATATGCGCAAGGACCCGAGCTACCTGTCGCGCATGCACATGGAGGTGCTCGACGCCCATGACAGGCCGATCGACCCGCATTCGGTCGACTGGTCCGGCACGCACACGCCGAACTTCACGGTACGCCAGCAGAACGGCACCTGGAACGCGCTCGGCGCGGTCAAGATCGACATGCCGAACTCCTATTCGGTCTACATGCACGACACCAACATGCGCAACCTGTTCAGCAACGACTACCGCTTCGACTCCCATGGCTGCTCGCGCGTCGACAACGTGCGCGATCTCGCGGCCTGGCTGCTGAAGGACCAGCCGCAATGGAGCCGCGCCGCGATCGATGCCGCGATCACCGGGGGGCAGCATCAGGAGGTCCGCGTCTCCAGGAAGATTCCGGTCGCCTGGATCTACCTCACGGCGTGGATGACCAAGGATCAGACGGTGCAGTTCCGCAACGACGTCTATAACCAGGACGAGCAGTTGCTGGAGGCGACGGCGGAAGAGGCCGCCTTCTTCAGCAATGCCGCCAATCATCCGCTGTCCGCGCACATGGTGCAGTAG
- a CDS encoding enoyl-CoA hydratase — translation MSDLSNEISFADDKILKAVSDGVGVITFNNPGKRNAMSLEMWEGFGQALTSLLDDDAVRVVVLRGAGGKAFVSGADISQFEKTRHNAAASEEYAKRNEAQRALLADYPKPTIACIQGFCLGGGMQVAMLTDIRIASASSQFGIPAAKLGIAYGYDGLRHLVSLVGPSWARLLMYTGMRIDAAEALRIGLVERVIPDDELWGAVMEIAHTVSENAPLAIKAAKITIAQILKDAGDRDMEAIKAIGTACMDSADFREGRQAFMEKRKPQFSGK, via the coding sequence ATGTCAGACCTTTCCAATGAGATTTCATTCGCCGACGACAAGATCCTGAAGGCCGTCTCCGACGGCGTCGGCGTGATCACCTTCAACAATCCCGGCAAGCGTAACGCGATGTCGCTGGAGATGTGGGAGGGTTTTGGCCAGGCGCTGACGAGCTTGCTCGACGACGATGCGGTGCGCGTCGTGGTGCTGCGCGGCGCCGGCGGCAAGGCGTTCGTCTCTGGTGCCGATATCAGCCAGTTCGAGAAGACCCGCCACAATGCGGCGGCGTCGGAAGAGTATGCGAAACGGAACGAAGCCCAGCGCGCGCTGCTCGCCGACTATCCGAAACCGACGATCGCCTGCATCCAGGGCTTTTGCCTCGGCGGCGGCATGCAGGTGGCGATGCTGACCGACATCCGCATCGCGTCAGCAAGCAGCCAGTTCGGTATTCCCGCGGCAAAGCTCGGCATCGCCTATGGTTATGACGGGCTGCGCCATCTGGTGTCGCTGGTCGGGCCGTCCTGGGCGCGGCTGTTGATGTACACGGGCATGCGTATCGACGCCGCGGAAGCGCTGCGCATCGGGCTCGTCGAGCGCGTCATTCCGGACGACGAGCTCTGGGGCGCGGTGATGGAGATCGCGCACACGGTTTCAGAGAACGCGCCACTCGCGATCAAGGCGGCGAAGATCACCATTGCGCAGATTTTGAAGGATGCCGGCGACCGCGACATGGAGGCGATCAAGGCGATCGGCACAGCCTGCATGGACTCGGCCGATTTTCGCGAGGGCCGGCAGGCGTTCATGGAAAAGCGCAAGCCGCAGTTTTCGGGGAAGTAG
- a CDS encoding LysR family transcriptional regulator, producing MDLSDLRIFVAVVREGGVTRAAERLHRVQSNVTTRIRQLEEDLGVALFIREGKRLHLAPQGQVLFGYANRLLALADEARDALQDAEPRGTFRLGAMESTAAVRLPGLLSQYHRRHPEVVLELRTGNPQVLASAILAGDIDAALVAEPIVDAPFEKAPAFVEELAIIAAVNHPPIGKSGIKLPRTIIVFEHGCPHRKRLEDWYAKRNEMPERMIELASYHAMLGCVVAGMGVALIPKSVLTTFPDRKLLSVHPLGRTENRAWTALIWRKGAGSANVQALREILQGPRHASAKQMRTAGAA from the coding sequence ATGGATCTGTCGGACCTGCGGATATTCGTTGCTGTGGTGCGCGAAGGCGGTGTGACGCGGGCTGCCGAGCGGCTGCACCGCGTTCAGTCCAATGTCACAACTCGCATCCGGCAGTTGGAGGAGGATCTCGGGGTAGCCCTGTTCATTCGAGAGGGGAAACGTCTTCATCTGGCTCCCCAGGGGCAAGTGCTGTTCGGCTACGCCAATCGCTTGCTCGCGCTTGCGGATGAGGCACGCGACGCCCTGCAAGATGCAGAGCCCCGCGGTACGTTCCGCCTCGGCGCGATGGAGAGCACGGCGGCTGTCAGGCTGCCGGGATTGCTCAGCCAATACCACCGGCGTCATCCTGAGGTGGTTCTGGAGCTTCGCACCGGCAATCCGCAGGTTCTGGCGAGCGCCATTCTCGCCGGCGATATCGATGCGGCGCTCGTTGCCGAACCGATCGTCGACGCGCCGTTCGAGAAGGCGCCGGCCTTCGTGGAAGAGTTGGCGATCATTGCGGCCGTCAATCATCCGCCGATCGGCAAGAGTGGTATCAAGCTGCCGCGTACTATCATCGTCTTCGAACACGGGTGCCCGCATCGCAAGCGGCTCGAAGACTGGTACGCGAAGCGAAATGAAATGCCGGAACGCATGATCGAGCTCGCATCATATCACGCCATGTTGGGCTGCGTCGTTGCGGGCATGGGCGTGGCCCTGATTCCAAAGAGCGTTCTCACCACTTTTCCCGACAGAAAGCTCTTGAGCGTCCATCCGTTGGGAAGAACAGAGAACCGGGCGTGGACTGCGCTCATCTGGCGGAAAGGTGCGGGCTCCGCCAACGTTCAGGCCTTGAGGGAGATCTTGCAGGGTCCTCGGCACGCAAGTGCCAAGCAAATGCGGACCGCCGGGGCTGCTTGA
- a CDS encoding antibiotic biosynthesis monooxygenase yields the protein MIVTVFRTRLNPGVQDEYGPMAKRMSELARTIPGYISHKGFVADDGERVTIVEFETEEALHQWRIDPEHGKAKRRGVEAFFSEFKFQICSVIRERMWTAKAPRGV from the coding sequence ATGATCGTCACCGTATTTCGCACGCGACTAAATCCCGGCGTGCAGGATGAATATGGGCCGATGGCCAAACGCATGAGCGAACTGGCGCGAACAATACCCGGTTACATCTCGCACAAGGGCTTTGTCGCCGACGATGGAGAGCGCGTGACGATCGTCGAGTTCGAAACCGAGGAAGCGCTCCACCAATGGCGGATTGATCCCGAGCACGGCAAGGCAAAGAGGCGTGGGGTCGAGGCCTTCTTCAGCGAGTTCAAATTCCAGATTTGCAGTGTCATCCGGGAGCGAATGTGGACGGCAAAGGCACCCCGCGGCGTTTGA
- a CDS encoding isocitrate/isopropylmalate dehydrogenase family protein has protein sequence MSANNAFHIAVLAGDGIGPEVMAPALEVLRKIEAKSGLSFRFTEAPAGANNYLATGKSMPDSTIKLCEEADAILLGACGLPSVRYPDNTEIAPQIELRFIFDLYAGVRPARLIPGVPSPIVGADQRGIDMVVIRESTEGLFASMGKGVVTHEDARETMVITRRTSERLFEFSFRLAERRKARGKRGALACVDKANVFKAFAFFRGIFDEIAKRHPDVKTDRLYVDACSAMLVKRPWDFDVMVMENMFGDIVSDITASLIGGLGMAPSADIGDKYAVFQPCHGTAPDIMGQGKANPTGMILSAAMMLDWLADKHGLEGAAEAADSIDRAVDKAYASGMKPMEFGGSDGTAGITKAVLAAL, from the coding sequence ATGTCCGCAAACAACGCCTTCCACATTGCCGTGCTCGCCGGTGACGGCATCGGCCCCGAAGTCATGGCGCCGGCACTCGAGGTGCTGCGCAAGATCGAGGCGAAGTCGGGATTGAGCTTCCGCTTCACCGAGGCGCCGGCCGGCGCCAACAATTATCTCGCGACCGGCAAGTCGATGCCTGATAGCACGATCAAGCTGTGCGAGGAGGCGGACGCGATTTTGCTCGGGGCCTGCGGCCTGCCATCGGTGCGCTACCCCGACAATACCGAGATCGCGCCGCAGATCGAGCTACGCTTCATCTTCGACCTCTATGCCGGTGTGCGCCCGGCGCGCCTCATTCCCGGCGTGCCGAGCCCGATCGTCGGCGCCGACCAGCGCGGCATCGACATGGTCGTGATCAGGGAATCCACCGAAGGCCTGTTCGCCTCGATGGGCAAGGGCGTCGTCACGCATGAGGACGCGCGGGAGACGATGGTGATCACGCGAAGAACCTCAGAGCGCCTGTTCGAATTCTCGTTCCGCCTCGCCGAGCGGCGCAAGGCGCGCGGCAAGCGCGGAGCGCTTGCCTGCGTCGACAAGGCAAATGTGTTCAAGGCCTTTGCCTTCTTCCGCGGCATCTTTGACGAGATCGCAAAACGCCATCCGGACGTAAAGACCGACCGGCTCTATGTCGATGCCTGCTCGGCCATGCTGGTGAAGCGGCCCTGGGACTTTGACGTGATGGTGATGGAGAACATGTTCGGCGACATCGTCTCCGACATCACCGCGAGCCTGATCGGCGGCCTCGGCATGGCGCCGTCGGCCGACATTGGCGACAAATACGCCGTGTTCCAGCCCTGCCACGGCACCGCGCCAGATATCATGGGGCAGGGCAAGGCCAACCCCACCGGCATGATCTTGTCGGCCGCGATGATGCTGGACTGGCTCGCCGACAAGCATGGCCTCGAAGGCGCAGCCGAAGCGGCTGACAGCATCGACCGCGCCGTCGACAAGGCCTATGCCAGCGGCATGAAACCGATGGAATTCGGCGGCAGCGACGGCACTGCGGGGATCACCAAGGCGGTGCTCGCGGCGCTCTGA
- a CDS encoding alcohol dehydrogenase, with translation MKSFKVADFKAPLKEFDEATPQPSGTQVLIKVKAAGVCHSDLHIWEGGYDLGHGRKPLSLKDRGIALPLTMGHETVGEVLAFGPDVKPSDQGELRLGDVGLVYPWIGCGKCETCRGGDENMCLTPRSLGVYCDGGYADHMLVPHPRYLLNLKGLDPATTAPYACSGVTTYSALKKVEQHFNTPIVIFGAGGLGLMALSLLKAMGGKGAIVVDIDSRKREAAEQAGALATVDGKAPDAPEQLAKKAGGPIRAVIDLVGNPATTQLGFDCLTKGGKLVIVGLFGGGATWALPLIPIKAVTIQGSYVGNLRETQELLDLVRAKKIPPIPVTPLPLNKANDALLELQKGAVVGRSVLTP, from the coding sequence ATGAAGAGTTTCAAGGTCGCCGATTTCAAGGCACCGCTGAAGGAGTTCGACGAGGCGACGCCGCAGCCGTCGGGCACGCAGGTGCTGATCAAGGTCAAGGCCGCCGGTGTCTGCCACAGCGACCTCCACATCTGGGAAGGCGGCTACGATCTCGGCCACGGCCGCAAACCGCTGTCATTGAAGGATCGCGGCATCGCACTGCCGCTGACCATGGGTCACGAGACGGTCGGCGAGGTCCTGGCGTTCGGTCCCGACGTCAAGCCGTCCGACCAGGGTGAACTGAGGCTCGGCGATGTCGGCCTGGTCTATCCCTGGATCGGCTGCGGAAAATGCGAGACCTGCCGCGGCGGCGACGAGAACATGTGCCTGACGCCGCGTTCGCTCGGCGTCTACTGCGACGGTGGCTATGCCGACCACATGCTGGTGCCGCATCCGCGCTACCTGCTCAACCTCAAAGGCCTCGATCCCGCGACGACCGCGCCCTATGCCTGCTCGGGCGTGACCACCTACAGTGCGCTGAAGAAGGTCGAGCAGCACTTCAATACGCCGATCGTGATTTTTGGCGCCGGCGGCCTCGGTCTGATGGCGCTCTCGCTGTTGAAGGCGATGGGCGGCAAGGGCGCCATCGTCGTCGACATCGATTCTCGCAAGCGCGAGGCCGCCGAGCAGGCGGGTGCACTCGCCACCGTCGACGGCAAGGCGCCGGATGCGCCGGAGCAGTTGGCGAAAAAGGCCGGCGGGCCCATTCGCGCCGTGATCGACCTCGTCGGCAATCCCGCGACCACGCAGCTCGGCTTCGACTGCCTGACCAAGGGCGGCAAGCTCGTGATCGTCGGCCTGTTCGGTGGCGGCGCGACCTGGGCGCTGCCGCTGATCCCAATCAAGGCCGTGACCATCCAGGGCAGCTATGTCGGAAACCTGCGCGAAACGCAGGAGTTGCTCGATCTCGTCCGCGCCAAGAAGATCCCGCCGATCCCCGTCACGCCGCTGCCGCTCAACAAGGCCAACGATGCGCTGCTGGAGTTGCAGAAGGGCGCCGTGGTCGGGCGCTCGGTGCTGACGCCGTAG
- a CDS encoding ABC transporter ATP-binding protein: MMQLAARNPSDEPLLKVDDLVVEYGLGNRTVHAVSGVSLEVARGETLGLVGESGCGKSTLGRAVLQLRRPKSGSVLFDGHDLTAMQGETLRKMRQRVQLIFQDPIASLNPRRRIGDIVAEPLIIAGVKDAEKRKQIVWEVLSAVGLDPDLVVGRLPHEFSGGQCQRICIARALVLNPEFIVCDEPVSALDVSIRAQILNLLEEMKARFGLTLLFIAHDLAVVKAVSDRVAVMYLGRLCEVGPSEQLFAKPAHPYTALLLEAIPVPNPDVRPAESVATGEPPSPIAPPSGCRFRTRCPRADQRCSAEMPELREIAPRQLVACHHPLV; the protein is encoded by the coding sequence ATGATGCAGCTCGCTGCCCGCAACCCCTCCGACGAACCGCTGTTGAAGGTGGACGATCTCGTCGTCGAATACGGTCTCGGCAACAGGACCGTCCACGCCGTGTCTGGCGTCAGCCTTGAGGTCGCACGTGGCGAGACGCTGGGCCTGGTCGGTGAATCCGGGTGCGGCAAGTCGACGCTCGGCCGCGCCGTCCTGCAATTGCGGCGCCCCAAATCCGGCAGCGTGCTGTTCGACGGCCACGATCTCACGGCGATGCAGGGCGAGACCCTGCGCAAGATGCGGCAGCGCGTGCAGCTCATCTTCCAGGACCCGATCGCCTCGCTCAATCCGCGCCGGCGCATCGGCGACATCGTCGCCGAGCCCCTGATCATCGCTGGGGTCAAGGATGCGGAAAAGCGCAAACAGATCGTCTGGGAGGTGCTGAGCGCGGTCGGCCTCGATCCGGATCTCGTGGTCGGACGCCTTCCGCACGAATTTTCCGGCGGCCAGTGCCAGCGCATCTGCATCGCGCGTGCGCTGGTGCTCAATCCCGAATTCATCGTCTGCGACGAGCCGGTCTCGGCGCTGGACGTCTCCATTCGCGCGCAAATCCTCAATCTGCTGGAGGAGATGAAGGCGCGGTTCGGCCTGACGCTGCTGTTCATCGCGCATGACCTCGCGGTGGTCAAAGCCGTCAGCGACCGGGTCGCGGTGATGTATCTCGGCCGGCTGTGCGAGGTCGGGCCGTCGGAGCAATTGTTCGCAAAGCCCGCGCATCCCTACACGGCGCTGCTGTTGGAGGCGATCCCGGTCCCCAATCCCGACGTGCGGCCCGCGGAAAGTGTGGCGACAGGCGAGCCACCATCGCCGATTGCGCCGCCCTCGGGCTGCCGCTTCCGCACCCGCTGCCCGCGCGCCGATCAGCGTTGCAGCGCCGAGATGCCGGAACTGCGCGAAATCGCCCCGCGCCAGCTCGTCGCTTGCCATCATCCGCTGGTCTAA
- a CDS encoding ABC transporter ATP-binding protein — MSGALLSIQDVAVELPTPRGNLRAVDHVDLTLEAGRTLGVVGESGCGKTMLSRAILQLLPKKAKLTGRVMFDGQDLARLDPESLRKLRGRDLAVVFQDPMTSLNPVLTIGTQLMETIQEHLELDAPAAKKRSIELLTAVGIPAPEQRLAQYPHQCSGGMRQRIAIAIALSCEPKLLIADEPTTALDVTIQAQILDLLAREQRRRHMAMILITHDLGVVAGRTDEVAVMYAGRVVERAPTQALFKRMHMPYTEALLAAIPKLETAPHTPLPAISGRPPDPTRPLPGCSFAPRCRYAAGRCHQAKPDLSAAETAGHFYACFHPIQMAEDVGA, encoded by the coding sequence GTGAGCGGGGCCTTGCTGTCCATCCAGGACGTTGCGGTCGAGCTGCCGACGCCACGCGGCAATCTGCGCGCCGTCGATCATGTCGACCTCACGCTGGAGGCCGGGCGCACGCTCGGCGTGGTCGGCGAATCCGGCTGCGGCAAGACCATGCTGTCGCGCGCGATCCTGCAGTTGCTGCCGAAGAAGGCCAAGCTCACCGGGCGTGTGATGTTCGACGGCCAGGATCTGGCGCGGCTCGACCCTGAAAGCTTGCGCAAATTGCGCGGGCGTGATCTCGCGGTCGTGTTCCAGGACCCGATGACCTCGCTCAATCCGGTGCTGACGATCGGCACACAATTGATGGAAACGATCCAGGAGCATCTCGAGCTCGACGCGCCGGCCGCGAAGAAGCGCAGCATCGAGCTGCTGACGGCAGTCGGCATCCCTGCGCCGGAGCAGCGGCTCGCGCAGTATCCGCATCAATGTTCCGGCGGCATGCGCCAGCGCATCGCGATTGCGATCGCGCTGTCCTGCGAGCCAAAACTTCTGATCGCGGACGAGCCGACCACGGCGCTCGACGTGACGATCCAGGCGCAGATCCTCGATCTCCTGGCGCGCGAGCAGCGCCGCCGCCACATGGCGATGATCCTGATCACCCACGATCTCGGCGTTGTGGCGGGGCGCACCGACGAGGTCGCGGTGATGTATGCGGGAAGGGTGGTGGAGCGCGCGCCGACGCAGGCCTTGTTCAAGCGGATGCACATGCCCTACACCGAGGCGCTGCTGGCGGCGATCCCAAAACTCGAGACCGCGCCGCATACGCCGCTGCCGGCGATCTCCGGCCGTCCGCCGGATCCGACGCGGCCGCTGCCGGGCTGCTCGTTCGCGCCGCGCTGCCGCTACGCCGCCGGTCGCTGCCATCAGGCCAAGCCTGATCTCTCCGCCGCCGAGACCGCAGGACATTTCTACGCCTGCTTCCATCCGATCCAGATGGCCGAGGATGTCGGCGCATGA
- a CDS encoding ABC transporter permease: MATLELSLPEEVEQPVRRKRRLGLLFWFAISWIVIIFAVAILAPVLPLQNPVDMDMLERRAWISTEHWLGTDGLGRDELSRLIWGARVSLTVGLCAPLIGLTVGGALGLLAGYFRGRFETLVVGSMDVLLAFPPLIFALAVVAYLGQSIPNLTFILGFLGIPAFMRVSRAATLTLARREFVIAAEALGATHARILLRELLPNVFLPLFAFFLLGVAVTIVAEGSLSFLGLGVPPPMASWGSMIGEGRESLEMAPRLAFLPAVAMFVTVLSFNLVGDTLRALTDPRQGAL, translated from the coding sequence ATGGCCACGCTTGAACTCTCGCTGCCTGAAGAGGTCGAACAGCCGGTGCGGCGCAAGCGCAGGCTCGGACTTCTGTTCTGGTTCGCCATCTCCTGGATCGTGATCATCTTCGCGGTGGCGATCCTCGCGCCGGTCTTGCCGCTGCAAAACCCTGTCGACATGGACATGCTGGAGCGTCGCGCCTGGATCTCGACCGAGCATTGGCTCGGCACCGACGGGCTCGGCCGCGACGAGCTGTCCCGCCTGATCTGGGGCGCGCGGGTGTCGCTCACGGTCGGCCTGTGTGCGCCGCTGATCGGCCTGACCGTCGGCGGCGCGCTCGGCCTGCTCGCCGGCTATTTCCGCGGCCGGTTCGAGACGCTTGTGGTCGGCAGCATGGACGTGCTGCTCGCCTTTCCGCCGCTGATTTTTGCGCTCGCGGTGGTCGCCTATCTCGGCCAGTCGATTCCGAATCTCACGTTCATTCTCGGCTTCCTCGGCATCCCTGCCTTCATGCGGGTGTCGCGCGCGGCGACGCTGACGCTGGCGCGGCGGGAATTCGTAATCGCGGCCGAGGCGCTCGGTGCCACGCATGCGCGCATCCTGCTGCGCGAGCTGTTGCCGAATGTGTTCCTGCCGCTGTTCGCCTTCTTCCTGCTCGGTGTCGCCGTCACCATCGTGGCCGAGGGCTCGCTGTCGTTCCTCGGATTAGGCGTGCCGCCGCCCATGGCGAGCTGGGGCAGCATGATCGGGGAGGGGCGCGAGAGCCTCGAGATGGCGCCGCGGCTCGCCTTCCTGCCGGCCGTCGCGATGTTCGTCACGGTGCTGTCCTTCAATCTGGTCGGCGACACCTTGCGGGCGCTCACCGACCCGCGTCAGGGGGCGCTGTGA